Proteins from a single region of Eublepharis macularius isolate TG4126 chromosome 9, MPM_Emac_v1.0, whole genome shotgun sequence:
- the LUM gene encoding lumican, whose translation MHLNSLPFFLFLIGGIFCQYDYDPVGYYPSEPDYGYAHPMYGPSTALCAPECNCPVTYPSAMYCDDLKLKSLPIIPSGIKYLYVRNNMIEGIEDNAFNNVTDLEWLILDNNHLENSKIKGKVFAKLKSLKKLHMNYNNLTEVVGPLPNTMDDLQITHNKISKINPNTLEGLVNLTVVQLQHNQLTEDSLSGVFKGLNSLLYLDLSYNKLSKLPRGLPPNILMLYLDNNQITNIPDEYFQGFKALQFLRLSHNKLTNSGIPSNVFNISTLVELDLSYNQLKSIPTVNEHLENYYLQVNQINKFPVSSFCKVVGALAYSRVRHLRLDANNLTRADLPQEMYNCLRMAADISLE comes from the exons ATGCATCTGAAttctctccctttcttccttttcttgatCGGTGGCATCTTCTGCCAATATGATTATGATCCTGTTGGATATTACCCTTCAGAGCCAGATTATGGTTATGCTCATCCCATGTATGGGCCATCTACAGCACTCTGTGCACCAGAATGTAATTGCCCTGTAACCTACCCATCAGCCATGTATTGCGATGACCTTAAGCTGAAAAGTCTCCCAATCATTCCTTCTGGAATTAAATACCTATACGTGCGAAACAATATGATTGAAGGAATCGAAGACAATGCTTTTAATAATGTAACAGATCTGGAGTGGCTAATCCTAGATAATAACCATTTGGAAAATTCAAAAATTAAAGGCAAAGTCTTTGCCAAATTAAAGAGTTTGAAAAAACTGCACATGAACTACAACAACTTAACTGAAGTTGTTGGGCCACTTCCCAATACCATGGATGACCTACAAATCACTCATAACAAGATTTCAAAAATCAACCCCAATACACTAGAAGGATTAGTGAATCTGACCGTTGTTCAACTTCAGCACAACCAACTGACAGAAGATTCACTTTCTGGGGTTTTTAAAGGCTTGAATTCACTTTTGTATCTTGACCTGAGTTACAATAAACTTTCTAAATTGCCTCGGGGACTGCCCCCTAATATACTGATGCTATATCTTGACAATAATCAGATTACCAACATTCCTGATGAATATTTTCAAGGTTTTAAAGCACTGCAGTTTTTACGTCTATCTCACAACAAATTAACAAATTCTGGAATACCAAGCAATGTTTTCAATATTTCCACACTTGTTGAGCTGGATCTCTCCTATAATCAGCTGAAGAGTATTCCAACAGTGAATGAACACCTCGAAAATTACTACCTCCAAGTCAATCAGATTAACA AATTTCCAGTGAGCAGCTTTTGTAAGGTTGTTGGAGCACTTGCTTATTCCCGGGTCAGACATCTGCGTTTGGATGCAAATAACCTCACGAGAGCTGATCTTCCTCAAGAAATGTACAACTGTCTTCGTATGGCTGCTGATATCTCCCTAGAGTGA
- the LOC129336035 gene encoding uncharacterized protein LOC129336035 — translation MAGLLSGDVQAAGEVLEVQEASGTEQAWADEGGPLALAVEPPVAESAEDTGVVSHRGRLRILICRHSMVFWAVHQAKRTQMGSQLGLSEWATVEWQGRRGLRWPGLMPLLFRERRGLPPHILVIHLGGNDLGLIKGKALSLQAQADLQQICVAWPGVLILWSAILPRRKWHEGLDARGMNEARRRANSALLKALGNGLGIYLPHPRIRAAAAHLYRDDGVHLSEAGNELFLEDLRQGLRMAISHLWGARA, via the exons ATGGCTGGCTTGTTGAGCGGTGATGTCCAGGCGGCTGGTGAGGTTTTGGAGGTCCAAGAAGCCAGTGGTACTGAACAGGCCTGGGCGGACGAAGGTGGGCCACTTGCATTGGCTGTGGAACCTCCAGTGGCTGAATCCGCTGAAGATACTG gtgttgTGTCTCACCGTgggaggcttcggatcctcatctgcaggcacagcatggtgttttgggcggtccaccaagccaagaggacgcagatggggtcccaacttgggctcagtgagtgggccacggtggaatggcagggccgGCGGGGCCTTAGGTGGCCTGGGTTGATGCCGCTGCTGTTCAGGGAAAGGAGGGGGCTCCCTCCTCATATCCTGGTCATCcatctgggtgggaatgacctcggTTTGAtcaagggcaaggccctttccttgCAGGCGCAGGCGGATTTGCAGCAGATATGCGTGGCATGGCCCGGTGTCCTGATTTTGTGGTCAGCGATTTTGCCACGTCGTAAGTGGCATGAAGGTCTTGACGCCCGGGGTATGAATGAGGCAAGGCGCAGGGCTAATAGTGCTCTTTTAAAAGCTCTGGGTaatgggttggggatttatttgccccaccccagaatacgggctgctgctgcccacctctACAGGGATGATGGGGTTCACCTCTCAGAGGCAGGTAACGAACTTTTTCTTGAAgatttacggcaagggctcaggatggccataagccacctgtggggagcaagggcctaa